In Desulfuromonas sp., one DNA window encodes the following:
- a CDS encoding cytochrome c3 family protein: MGQVTVRVRGGKALDGTEVPVAQGAFSFQVKLGRGMNTIETLGADQKVTSTLQLFQAKTAAKAPEGFALYTMHAGDDLVGDCQACHIFRRRGKPSYTRIRPDSTCSTGECHPNFDQAKFLHGPVGAKSCTGCHNPHGSQNPVFLSRTDQDLCFACHTGEESRFAGKVLHQPMQQGECLTCHDPHQSEVKFQLKGDSQEALCRSCHGGERSNHKYLHGPVGTGNCVACHNPHASDHANLLYQEKDKICFMCHQYRMEEFSRKHIHQPVLEGCGVCHDPHGSETRHQLRSDLTKRAQGQIAPCLSCHEEINPELSDQILKAKVAHHPVQEGNCTACHTPHASNYEHQLKAPLTEICYTCHMEIGQAVTESEFKHGPVLTSDCSACHKVHGYSYSRLLTNDFPTEFYTPYATEKYGICFNCHNEKVALSKWSKETQFRNGNRNLHYLHVNREKGRNCKACHEVHAGDQERHIREEIPFGSKGWSYPLSYTVNPTGGGCVVGCHRPLTYDRNEPVKY, translated from the coding sequence GTGGGCCAGGTCACCGTCCGGGTCCGGGGGGGCAAAGCCCTTGACGGCACGGAAGTCCCCGTCGCACAAGGCGCTTTTTCCTTTCAGGTCAAGCTCGGCCGAGGCATGAACACCATCGAAACCCTGGGGGCGGACCAGAAGGTCACCTCGACCCTGCAACTCTTCCAGGCTAAAACCGCGGCCAAGGCCCCGGAAGGATTTGCCCTCTACACCATGCACGCCGGCGACGACCTCGTCGGCGACTGCCAGGCATGCCACATTTTTCGGCGGCGCGGCAAGCCCTCCTATACGAGAATCCGTCCGGACAGCACCTGCAGCACCGGAGAATGCCACCCCAACTTCGACCAGGCCAAGTTCCTGCACGGCCCCGTCGGGGCAAAAAGCTGCACCGGTTGCCACAACCCGCACGGCTCCCAGAACCCGGTCTTTTTATCCAGGACCGACCAGGACCTCTGCTTCGCCTGCCATACCGGCGAGGAGAGTCGTTTTGCCGGAAAGGTCCTCCATCAGCCGATGCAGCAGGGCGAGTGCCTCACCTGCCACGACCCCCACCAGTCCGAAGTCAAGTTCCAGCTCAAGGGAGATTCGCAGGAAGCCCTGTGCCGCTCCTGTCACGGTGGCGAACGCAGCAACCACAAATACCTGCACGGCCCGGTCGGCACAGGCAACTGCGTGGCCTGTCACAATCCCCATGCCAGCGACCACGCCAACCTCCTGTACCAGGAGAAAGACAAGATCTGCTTCATGTGCCACCAGTACCGCATGGAGGAATTTTCCCGGAAACACATCCACCAACCGGTCCTGGAAGGGTGCGGAGTATGCCACGACCCACACGGTTCGGAGACCCGGCACCAACTCCGTAGCGACCTCACCAAGCGGGCCCAGGGTCAAATCGCCCCCTGCCTGTCCTGCCACGAGGAGATCAATCCGGAGCTCTCCGACCAGATCCTCAAGGCCAAGGTTGCCCACCACCCCGTACAAGAGGGCAACTGCACCGCCTGCCACACGCCCCACGCATCCAACTACGAACATCAGCTCAAGGCGCCGCTGACCGAGATCTGCTATACCTGCCACATGGAAATCGGCCAGGCGGTGACCGAAAGCGAGTTCAAACACGGTCCCGTCCTCACCAGCGACTGCTCCGCCTGCCACAAGGTCCATGGCTACAGTTACAGCCGGCTGCTGACAAACGATTTTCCCACCGAATTCTACACCCCGTACGCCACGGAAAAATACGGCATCTGCTTCAACTGCCACAACGAAAAGGTGGCCCTGAGCAAGTGGAGCAAAGAGACCCAGTTCCGAAACGGCAACCGCAACCTCCACTACCTGCACGTCAATCGCGAAAAGGGTCGCAACTGCAAAGCCTGCCACGAAGTCCACGCCGGCGACCAGGAACGCCACATCCGGGAGGAAATCCCCTTCGGCAGCAAGGGCTGGAGCTACCCCCTGAGCTACACGGTCAACCCCACCGGGGGCGGCTGCGTCGTGGGCTGCCACCGTCCGCTGACCTACGATCGCAACGAGCCGGTGAAGTACTGA
- the tig gene encoding trigger factor, giving the protein MNVTIEEISSIRKKLSFEVDAEQVGAEIEKAYQKIAKTAKVKGFRQGKVPRSILEKHYAPQMEEQVLGRLINDSYFKALVEHKVPAVSDPEIVDSSPLEKGKPFTYEAEVEVKPEVEAKDYSGISLQKETFDPDEQVVVDRIEEMRAQRSQMTVPDREQAKGGDFVTIDFEGFVDGEAFEGGKAEGHVLELGSGTFIPGFEEKVVGMKSGEAGEIEVTFPEEYGNKELAGKPAVFKVAIKEIKVKELPALDDEFAKGFGLESLAELREKVDQGYRTQEQNRIDGDLQERLMGALIERNSVDVPEAMVSKQLDFMLDNVRNRMKNQGMTMEMLGMDDDSFKQMYREAAVRQVQGSLILEAVGRQEDVSVEEGEIDGKL; this is encoded by the coding sequence ATGAACGTCACCATTGAAGAGATCAGCAGCATCAGGAAAAAACTGAGTTTCGAGGTGGATGCCGAGCAGGTAGGCGCCGAGATCGAAAAGGCCTACCAGAAGATCGCCAAGACTGCCAAGGTCAAGGGCTTCCGCCAGGGAAAGGTTCCCCGGTCAATTCTTGAGAAGCACTATGCTCCCCAGATGGAGGAGCAGGTTCTGGGCCGGCTGATCAACGACTCCTACTTCAAGGCCCTCGTCGAGCACAAGGTTCCCGCCGTTTCCGACCCGGAGATCGTCGACAGCAGCCCCCTGGAAAAGGGCAAGCCCTTTACCTATGAGGCGGAGGTCGAGGTGAAGCCCGAAGTCGAGGCGAAGGATTACTCAGGCATTTCTCTGCAGAAAGAAACGTTCGATCCGGACGAGCAGGTGGTCGTGGACCGCATCGAGGAGATGCGGGCTCAGCGATCGCAGATGACTGTCCCCGACCGGGAACAGGCCAAGGGCGGCGACTTCGTGACCATTGACTTCGAGGGTTTCGTCGATGGCGAGGCCTTCGAGGGCGGCAAGGCCGAAGGGCATGTGCTGGAACTCGGGTCGGGCACCTTTATCCCCGGTTTCGAAGAGAAGGTCGTCGGGATGAAGAGTGGCGAAGCGGGCGAGATCGAGGTCACCTTTCCCGAGGAGTACGGCAACAAGGAACTGGCCGGCAAGCCGGCGGTTTTCAAAGTGGCCATCAAGGAGATCAAGGTGAAAGAATTGCCGGCCCTCGACGATGAGTTCGCCAAGGGCTTCGGTCTCGAGTCTCTGGCGGAGCTGAGGGAGAAGGTCGACCAAGGCTATCGGACCCAGGAGCAGAACCGTATCGACGGTGATCTGCAGGAGCGGCTGATGGGGGCTCTCATCGAGCGCAACTCTGTCGATGTGCCCGAGGCCATGGTGTCCAAGCAACTCGATTTCATGCTCGACAATGTCCGCAACCGGATGAAAAATCAGGGCATGACCATGGAGATGCTCGGCATGGACGACGACTCCTTCAAGCAGATGTACCGTGAGGCAGCGGTTCGCCAGGTGCAGGGCAGCCTGATTCTCGAGGCGGTCGGTCGCCAGGAGGATGTCTCCGTGGAAGAGGGCGAGATCGACGGCAAGCTCTAG
- a CDS encoding cytochrome c3 family protein — protein sequence MAIEPGSHPTLSNDDCVKCHQSAPEDVAEAGMAHKTSVTCQDCHAGHPPMVLEIIPQCGQCHSGERHFDELEECLACHSNPHKPLDMLLGKDVTGPCLTCHDDQGIQLKDFPSFHTSLACTACHNTHGQVPECLRCHTGHSDEMVQADCALCHQAHKPLAVAYADDLPSKNCGSCHDDVHTTLINTPAKHREVLCATCHEATHGNIPECANCHEPHAEDMAQSACAECHDAHGPIPVVYGSEVASANCGACHEDLLQELSTSGTMHEELLCATCHEESHGNIPNCANCHEPHAETMVQADCVSCHKAHNPMPVAYAADIASKSCAACHDDAYELLQANTTMHHELECAVCHEDTHGNVPMCTDCHDAPHSEGMLSKFPSCGACHNIAHDLIR from the coding sequence ATGGCTATAGAGCCGGGCAGTCATCCCACGTTGTCCAATGACGATTGTGTCAAGTGTCACCAGAGCGCCCCCGAGGACGTTGCCGAAGCCGGGATGGCCCACAAGACGAGCGTCACCTGCCAGGACTGCCACGCAGGGCATCCGCCTATGGTCCTGGAGATCATTCCCCAGTGTGGTCAGTGCCACTCCGGGGAGCGGCACTTCGACGAGCTGGAAGAGTGCCTGGCCTGTCACTCCAATCCTCACAAGCCTCTCGATATGCTGCTCGGCAAGGATGTGACGGGGCCCTGCCTGACCTGCCACGACGATCAGGGGATCCAGCTGAAGGATTTCCCCAGTTTCCACACATCACTGGCCTGCACGGCCTGCCACAACACGCATGGACAGGTTCCGGAGTGTCTGCGTTGCCATACCGGCCATTCGGACGAAATGGTGCAGGCCGATTGCGCCCTCTGCCACCAGGCCCACAAGCCCCTTGCGGTTGCCTACGCGGACGACCTGCCGTCGAAGAACTGCGGCTCCTGTCATGATGATGTGCACACTACGTTGATAAACACCCCGGCCAAGCACCGCGAGGTGCTTTGCGCGACCTGTCATGAGGCGACCCACGGGAATATCCCCGAGTGCGCCAACTGCCACGAGCCCCATGCCGAGGATATGGCCCAGTCGGCCTGTGCCGAGTGCCACGATGCCCACGGTCCGATTCCCGTGGTGTACGGATCCGAGGTCGCTTCGGCCAATTGCGGCGCCTGTCATGAGGATCTGCTTCAGGAATTGAGCACCAGCGGCACCATGCATGAGGAGCTGCTCTGCGCGACCTGCCACGAAGAGAGCCACGGCAATATCCCCAACTGCGCCAATTGTCATGAGCCCCATGCCGAGACCATGGTTCAGGCGGACTGCGTGTCCTGCCACAAGGCCCATAATCCGATGCCCGTCGCTTATGCCGCCGATATTGCTTCAAAGAGCTGTGCGGCTTGCCACGACGATGCCTACGAGCTCCTTCAGGCAAATACGACCATGCATCATGAGCTGGAATGCGCGGTCTGCCACGAAGATACCCATGGCAACGTCCCCATGTGTACGGACTGCCACGATGCGCCCCACTCGGAGGGCATGTTGAGCAAGTTTCCCTCCTGCGGAGCTTGCCATAACATCGCGCACGACCTGATCCGTTAA
- the clpP gene encoding ATP-dependent Clp endopeptidase proteolytic subunit ClpP produces MSLIPMVVEQTGRGERAYDIYSRLLKDRIIFVGGAIEDHMANLIIAQLLFLESEDPDKDIHLYVNSPGGVVTAGLAIYDTIQYLKAPVSTICVGQAASMGAVLLAAGSKGKRFALPNARVMIHQPLGGYQGQASDIKIHAEEILKMREALNRMLAEHTGRPLEQISVDTERDFFMDSEAAKKYGIIDDIIQRKA; encoded by the coding sequence ATGAGCCTGATTCCCATGGTGGTGGAGCAGACCGGTCGCGGAGAGCGTGCCTACGATATCTATTCCCGCCTGCTCAAGGACCGGATCATCTTCGTCGGGGGTGCCATAGAGGATCACATGGCGAACCTGATTATCGCCCAGTTGCTCTTTCTGGAGTCAGAGGATCCGGACAAGGACATCCATCTGTACGTCAATTCGCCCGGGGGCGTGGTTACTGCCGGTCTGGCGATCTACGATACCATTCAATACCTCAAGGCCCCCGTCTCCACCATCTGTGTCGGGCAGGCCGCCAGCATGGGCGCCGTATTGCTCGCCGCCGGAAGCAAGGGCAAGCGCTTTGCCCTTCCCAATGCGCGGGTGATGATTCATCAGCCCCTGGGCGGCTACCAGGGACAGGCCTCGGACATCAAGATCCACGCCGAGGAGATCCTGAAGATGCGCGAGGCCCTCAATCGCATGCTCGCCGAGCATACCGGTCGGCCCCTGGAGCAGATATCAGTCGATACCGAGCGGGATTTCTTCATGGATAGCGAAGCCGCCAAAAAGTATGGTATCATTGACGACATAATTCAGAGAAAAGCCTGA
- a CDS encoding VacJ family lipoprotein, giving the protein MRRIATACLTLALIGCSAPGAMRGALPSPGAETGDVAAADPEEWRWEEDLDDEIPLAVYDPIQPFNRGVFWINDKLYSYLFKPVARVYRVVPEPARTSVSNVFSNLSTPVRFVNALLQFKGTLAGHELARLFVNTTFGIGGLFDVAKTYGGLAKHDEDFGQTLGHYGVGPCFYLVLPVLGPANLRDGVGRVADLFLDPLYYLGTSGEEEGLAIALRAWDFENRLSLDKDTYESIKEEQIDPYLFIRDAYAQRREAQIEK; this is encoded by the coding sequence ATGCGACGCATCGCAACCGCCTGCCTCACCCTTGCCCTTATCGGATGCTCGGCGCCCGGCGCCATGAGGGGCGCCCTCCCCTCGCCCGGAGCCGAAACCGGAGACGTCGCCGCGGCCGACCCGGAGGAATGGAGATGGGAGGAGGACCTCGACGACGAGATTCCCCTCGCAGTCTACGACCCCATCCAACCCTTCAACCGCGGGGTGTTCTGGATCAACGACAAACTCTATTCATACCTCTTCAAACCGGTCGCACGGGTCTATCGCGTCGTTCCGGAACCGGCGCGCACTTCCGTATCCAACGTCTTCTCCAACCTGTCCACCCCGGTCCGTTTCGTCAATGCCCTTCTTCAGTTCAAGGGCACCCTGGCCGGTCACGAACTGGCCCGCCTCTTTGTCAACACCACCTTCGGCATCGGCGGCCTGTTCGACGTGGCGAAAACCTACGGGGGACTGGCCAAACACGATGAAGACTTCGGACAGACCCTCGGCCATTACGGCGTCGGGCCCTGCTTTTACCTGGTCCTGCCGGTACTCGGCCCGGCCAACCTGCGCGACGGCGTGGGCCGGGTGGCGGACCTGTTTCTCGACCCACTCTACTATCTCGGCACCAGCGGGGAGGAAGAGGGCCTGGCCATCGCCCTGCGCGCCTGGGATTTCGAGAACAGGCTTTCCCTCGACAAGGACACCTACGAAAGCATCAAAGAAGAGCAGATCGATCCCTATCTATTCATCAGGGACGCCTACGCCCAGCGGCGCGAAGCCCAGATCGAGAAATGA
- a CDS encoding ABC transporter substrate-binding protein, with product MDKRKISIMTAARLLFLAALLVPHIACPATAEPTGPLEQVRQTVEQVLTLLRDPPPSPEARRQALTSTIRSRFDFQVMAQGTLAQNWKTATVEQRQRFSALFADLLEASYLGRIEAYTDERVEYAGEKTLGKRGIVDTVIVTSSSEIPIRYKLILNRDRWLVYDVVIEEVSLVRNYRSTYGEIIRTEGMEELLAKMEDKLKDLQSAREVNDALQR from the coding sequence ATGGACAAGCGAAAGATATCCATCATGACTGCTGCGCGGCTCTTATTTCTAGCGGCCCTCCTGGTTCCGCACATAGCCTGCCCGGCGACGGCCGAACCCACCGGCCCGCTGGAACAGGTAAGGCAAACGGTGGAACAAGTGCTGACCCTTCTCAGGGACCCGCCCCCATCACCGGAGGCGCGCAGGCAGGCCCTGACCTCGACCATCCGCAGCCGCTTCGATTTCCAAGTCATGGCGCAGGGGACCCTGGCCCAGAACTGGAAAACAGCCACAGTCGAGCAGCGGCAGCGGTTCTCGGCTCTCTTCGCCGACCTTCTCGAGGCCTCCTACCTAGGACGCATCGAGGCGTATACGGACGAGAGGGTGGAATATGCCGGCGAGAAAACGCTGGGGAAAAGGGGCATCGTCGACACCGTAATCGTCACCTCCAGCTCCGAAATCCCCATCCGCTACAAGCTCATCCTGAACCGTGACAGGTGGCTGGTCTACGACGTGGTCATCGAAGAGGTCAGCCTGGTGAGAAACTACCGCAGCACCTACGGGGAAATCATCCGTACAGAAGGGATGGAGGAACTGCTGGCCAAAATGGAAGACAAACTCAAGGACCTGCAGAGCGCCAGAGAGGTCAACGACGCGCTGCAACGCTAA
- a CDS encoding tetratricopeptide repeat protein translates to MKLLCALMAAWLTVTMTPYCVPALAEETTEAEFLEKLPSDLADAVLATRLEVGGQIPDFSLSPGMDKKPVTRESLRGKPAVLAFFALDNEIRQNRAIEMVSALGSLRRQSGETVNIFAICSDPKGCDPAVLKKASDGPIPVLDDAERTSYTLFGIFMMPTALVISAEGELVAKLPFAADLEETLKGWLRVARGEITAAELQALSQVDRGPEKTAEERQALHHLGLAKVMLKRRMYPQAVQEFAAAAKLTPADPSPLVQGGFALIKMQDWKNAETKFNQALDMDPDSLEAVAGLGLALHRQGRDEEALPELEDAAATVKPLPEVLVALAEIYTASGKKDLALQNYAKAAKKLLSDLERCESNLIDAPPPAQ, encoded by the coding sequence ATGAAACTGTTATGCGCCCTCATGGCGGCATGGCTCACTGTCACCATGACCCCATATTGCGTCCCGGCCCTCGCAGAGGAGACGACCGAGGCCGAGTTCCTGGAAAAACTGCCCAGCGACCTCGCTGATGCCGTCCTGGCCACGCGCCTTGAAGTCGGAGGACAGATTCCCGACTTCAGCCTTTCTCCCGGAATGGACAAGAAGCCGGTTACCCGCGAAAGCCTTCGAGGCAAACCGGCCGTGCTCGCCTTTTTCGCCCTGGACAACGAGATCAGGCAAAACCGGGCCATAGAAATGGTTTCTGCCCTCGGCAGCCTTCGCCGGCAGAGCGGCGAGACGGTCAATATTTTCGCCATTTGCAGCGACCCCAAGGGGTGCGATCCCGCTGTTTTAAAGAAAGCCTCGGACGGCCCGATCCCCGTCCTAGACGACGCCGAGCGGACGTCTTACACGCTCTTCGGCATATTCATGATGCCCACGGCCCTGGTCATTTCCGCCGAGGGTGAACTTGTCGCCAAACTCCCCTTTGCCGCCGACCTCGAGGAAACCCTGAAGGGTTGGCTCCGGGTGGCCCGCGGAGAAATCACCGCGGCCGAGCTCCAAGCCTTATCACAGGTCGACAGAGGACCGGAAAAGACCGCCGAGGAGAGACAGGCCCTTCACCACCTCGGCCTGGCCAAGGTCATGCTCAAGCGCAGGATGTATCCCCAGGCCGTTCAAGAGTTCGCCGCGGCGGCCAAACTGACCCCGGCCGACCCGTCCCCCCTTGTCCAGGGCGGCTTCGCCCTGATCAAAATGCAGGACTGGAAAAATGCCGAAACCAAGTTCAACCAGGCCCTCGACATGGACCCGGACAGCCTCGAAGCCGTAGCCGGGCTCGGTCTGGCCCTGCACCGGCAGGGCCGGGACGAAGAAGCCCTGCCCGAACTGGAAGATGCCGCCGCCACGGTGAAACCCCTGCCCGAGGTCCTGGTCGCCCTGGCTGAAATCTACACCGCCTCCGGCAAAAAAGACCTCGCCCTGCAGAACTATGCCAAGGCAGCGAAAAAACTCCTTTCCGACCTGGAGCGCTGCGAAAGCAATCTCATCGACGCCCCTCCCCCCGCCCAATAG
- a CDS encoding sigma-54 dependent transcriptional regulator gives MNQNRVLVVDDEHLISWSLAKTMEDAGYTVETAATGAEATEKFATFRPHLILQDVFLPDANGMDLLEQYKADDEDVIVIMITANAHMDSAVQALKLGAEDYIGKPFNLETVKHTISQALEKKRLKKEVDVFRRGLRKKYDHDTLVGNCPKMIEIFKTIKVCAETDCKTVLVLGESGTGKELVARAIHQHSSRVDEPLIEVNCAAIPENLLENELFGHEKGSYTDASSREKGIFELAEGGTVFLDEIGDMPIAMQAKVLKVIETKRYRRLGGKEDLEANVRIIAATNQNLPKMVEEKRFRGDLFYRLNVMAILLPPLRERMENIPNLVQYFIQRLNEEYGRAVEGVSPKAMEYLLQYEWPGNVRELRNSIERVMMLEQGKTLTSKFLPSEIRKASPEIGDTEEKPAENTPDTPPHRITLPPEGISIGEVEKELIQQALARYGGNQTKAAKCLSMTRDTLRYRMKKFGIDENPGIDADHASVAN, from the coding sequence ATGAATCAAAACCGCGTCCTGGTCGTTGACGACGAACACCTTATCAGCTGGTCCCTGGCCAAAACCATGGAGGACGCCGGCTACACGGTGGAAACCGCGGCGACCGGAGCCGAAGCGACCGAAAAATTCGCCACCTTTCGCCCCCACCTGATCCTTCAGGACGTTTTCCTGCCCGACGCCAACGGCATGGACCTCCTTGAACAGTACAAGGCCGACGATGAAGACGTCATCGTCATCATGATCACCGCCAATGCCCACATGGACTCGGCAGTACAGGCCCTCAAACTCGGGGCCGAAGACTACATCGGGAAGCCCTTCAACCTCGAGACGGTCAAGCACACCATCAGCCAGGCACTTGAAAAGAAGCGCCTGAAAAAGGAAGTCGACGTCTTTCGCAGGGGCCTGCGCAAAAAATACGACCACGACACGCTGGTCGGCAATTGCCCCAAGATGATCGAAATCTTCAAAACCATCAAGGTCTGCGCAGAGACCGACTGCAAAACCGTTCTCGTCCTCGGAGAAAGCGGCACCGGCAAGGAACTGGTGGCCCGGGCCATTCACCAGCACAGCTCCCGCGTTGACGAGCCCTTAATCGAAGTCAACTGCGCCGCCATCCCCGAGAACCTTCTCGAGAACGAACTCTTCGGCCACGAAAAAGGCTCCTACACCGACGCGTCCAGCCGGGAAAAGGGGATCTTCGAACTGGCCGAGGGCGGTACGGTCTTCCTCGACGAGATCGGCGACATGCCCATCGCCATGCAGGCCAAAGTCCTCAAGGTCATCGAGACCAAGCGTTATCGGCGCCTCGGCGGCAAGGAAGACCTCGAGGCCAACGTACGCATCATCGCCGCGACCAACCAGAACCTTCCCAAGATGGTCGAGGAGAAACGGTTCCGCGGCGACCTCTTCTACCGGCTCAACGTGATGGCGATCCTCCTGCCCCCCCTGCGCGAGCGGATGGAGAACATCCCCAACCTCGTTCAATACTTCATCCAGCGCCTCAATGAAGAATACGGCAGGGCCGTCGAGGGCGTCTCCCCCAAGGCCATGGAGTACCTTCTGCAGTACGAGTGGCCGGGCAACGTCCGAGAATTGCGCAACTCCATCGAGCGGGTCATGATGCTGGAGCAGGGCAAGACCCTGACCTCCAAATTCCTGCCCAGCGAAATCCGCAAGGCCAGCCCGGAGATCGGCGACACAGAAGAGAAGCCCGCCGAGAACACCCCCGACACACCTCCTCACCGGATCACCCTGCCGCCCGAAGGCATCTCCATCGGTGAAGTCGAAAAAGAACTTATCCAGCAGGCCCTGGCCCGATACGGGGGCAACCAGACCAAAGCCGCCAAGTGCCTCAGCATGACCCGGGACACCCTGCGATACCGGATGAAAAAGTTCGGGATCGACGAAAATCCCGGCATCGATGCGGACCATGCCTCCGTGGCCAACTAA